The following nucleotide sequence is from Zea mays cultivar B73 chromosome 1, Zm-B73-REFERENCE-NAM-5.0, whole genome shotgun sequence.
TACTCAAGTCTGCCAATGGCTTAAAACACACTTTCACAACCTGTGTACCTGACTAACCCCGTGACGTCGGAGGGTGGAGGCTTTGCCTAAACCCTCGTTGCTGGCCCCTTAACCTCACCCTAACCCGGCCATGGTGAGCTCGGATCCGGACGGGAACGGAGGCGCGCCGGACGTCTCCGAGCTTTTCTGCCACTACAACTCCCTCTACTTCCGCGATTCCCTCGGTTCGTGCGCTGTCTCATGGACCGAGGACCCACTACCTGATTGGTGAGTGCCGCCCCATCCCACATATTCGAATGGCGTACGGGTTCAAATTCCGGGTTACAAAAATCGTTGTTTCGGATGATGGATTATTTCTTGGTTGAAAGTTATCCCTTGTTTCATATTTCTTATAACTTGATTTGATACATTGCAATACAATTTGGGAGAACCTTGCCGTGAATGAATTTCAAGACCAAGACGGGCTAGCCCCTTTCGTCTCGTCAATCTATAAATCTCAGCTTCACACCTGTAGAAATCAGGATTCATGATAACCCCTTATTGTTCATTAGATTATTCCTAAAACTAAGTTTACTGCATCCAAGGGAATACTCGATTTTCAGTAATTGCACCCTGAACATAGTATGTGATCCTAAGCGCTGCATGTGGCCATCATTGCTCGCCTCTGAAGATTTCATTGATTTACTTGTTCATCTACTGAATTATGTTGCTGGAGTGTTGTCATGATGACTTAGGTATATGCTGATTTTTTTTATAAGAGGAAGGGGACAATAGAGAAAATAGTGTTAGGTCAATTGCATTGATACCTTTGGTCAGAGCTGCACACATGATATATTTGCTAGTCGGTTACACAAGATATGAGCCATCAAAGGCACTATTTGAATGGATAAAAAGGTTCGGGCCGAACAACTTGCTGACTATTTATCTTGGCAACACATTCTAATATGATTGTTTTATGACCTGCATTTATATATTCTTGTGGTTATGTTTGTGGTTCGACCGAAGCATTTAAACTAAGCTCAGACAGCTCTGAGCCCCAAAACTATGAATTTTATGCTGAATCTCTATTGCTTCGGAAGTCCTTTTGTGtgtgttggggggggggggggtacgtGTGTGTGGCTGTGTGGGTCTGAGATTTGTCCTGTCATGTTATCTAGTGAAGGCCTCTCGAATGTCCCTGGTGGTAATTCAGGAATCATCTaccataaacaattatgtattctCGTTGAATTTATTTTTGAGACACAGTTATGCAATCTTTGCATTAGGTTTGTTAAACACTGGGCATTTTCCCTTCTATTGCACATTGACCGTTTATAGCTTCACGTCTTCTTACAGATTTCAGTGGTATTAATGTGTAATTTTGATGAATAACATTAACCACTTCCAGTATTTATTTTCAAATCGTTTCTGCATGGCCTGGCACTTGATATATGTGCATGTGCTGTAGCTGGATAATTTGCTTATGGTACATCTTAAAGCCACTGCATAAAATGCAAACATTAATCCGTACATTTTAGCATCAGACTACTAATTCTGCATTACAATTAAATGAATTTGTGAAGTACAACTTGTGAAATATTTTGAAATGGTATATTGTTTGCCACCCTCAAGTTTGTCATTGAACTGTTGAAGTACATGTTAGCTGACTTTAGCAGAAGATTGGtgtttttgtttcttaattatctTCCTGCAGTGATGTAAGCACATGTGACTATTATCCGGGAGGTGGTGGCTGTATAATACTGCTTTCCAAATCATTATGCGGGTCTCATAATGGATCTGATCTGAAGAATGCTTTGCTTCATGAGATGATTCATGCCTATATTTGCATCAAAGACAATAACAGTAACCATAGGTAATTGTTCAATAGCACTTATTATTTTCTAGTACGCTTATGAGATTCTAATTTGTTTTTGATTGATTTTGAAATTATGAACACGCAGTGATCATGGTGCAAAATTTCAGAAactgatgaatacaatcaatttgaGTTCTGTAGCTGATCCCCATGTGAGTTGAAGTCCTGCATCAACTATGAGCTATTCTCTGCTCCATGATGAATTTCTGTTTAACATCATTGGTTAATTACATTCAGCGACCAGTTGATGGCTACAGCATAACTCTGCTCCATGAGATCCATAAGAAATATTATCACTACAAAGTAAGAATCAGGATTGCAATAAGCACACTTTAACCTATATTTTTCACATTAACATCTAGCAACCTGTGCAGTGTCAAAGCTGTGCAGATTTTATCAAGTCAACCAATATGAGAGGACCTTCTGGTGATGACTGCATTGAGAGAAAAGGTGTAGATGACCCATGTCATAATTCTAACTGTCACTGGCATAGGTATGGTTATGCACTTCATTTGATTGATTGCAATATTTGGTCTTTCTTGTCTACTCTGTCAAAAGTAAGAGTACATCTGATTGATTGCAGAAATCTAAGGTAATAATGAAACTTTTCAGCAAAAATCACAGCCTTGATTCCAACAATGACAGGCCACATCAGCACacgtttgaattagggtttataCATGCGCTTAAGCCATTGAGGGCACATATAGTTAAGTTAAAATTAGTAGTTGTCAAACCATTTTGAAGTCATGCATTCAACAAGGAAGCTGATGTATCCTTGAAAAAGGAAGCTTGTGGGTTTGGATGATAGCATGTATGTCATCTGTTGGGTTCTAACAGGTGGAACAATTGAGGTACAATAATGAGACAAATGTGAAACAGTGGCTCTCAAATATCTTGTCAACTGTCCTCTCACCCCGTTCCGGCGAGGATATTTATAGGGTAACCAAGGGATAACCCCCTAAAGTACAGACTTGCCCTTGGTTACTTGCTACATCCTAGTTTTTGTCGTACAGCAATGTAAATAGGGACTGCTACATTCTGTCGGTCCAAGTATTAAATGCACCCATTCATATACCCCCATTGGGATAACGGTGTGCTTGATACTGACGGATGGGCCTGTTGCGGTCGACAGGTGGCCCATCTTGCCCGCACCACTTAGGTATTACTCCTCAGCCCTAAGTGTGGGATGCCTTCAAGACGAGGTCTTCGGCACTACTCATGTGATCCACGTCCGGGCCTCGCCTGCTCGATTGGTGGTCTGCGGACTCCGCCCATGGCGAGGTCTTTGTCGTGGCCTTCAAGGCCCATGTCGAGAGGTTGCGGTCGTAGGCGTCAATCAACATCGAAGGGCTTGTCCCATGATGGGCAGTCTCTTCAGCCATCCTTGCGGCCTTCGATGATCCCTTCACTCGTGGGTGGCCAATGGCCTGGGCAAGGTCCGTGTCGTAGCCTCCTCAGCCTTCGGCGGGAGGATGATAGTCGGAGGCATTGTCCCATGCCAACGGATGAATCCAACATAAGCGAAGTTCCTCAAACATTCCTTGCGGCCTTCGAACCTTACGTTCATGGTAGCGAAGACTACTAAGTGATTAGTCGTAGTCAATCGGGTCTATGATCGACGTCTCGTTCAGCCTTCTCCCCAACACCATTGGAACTTAGTTGGATATCAATGTATTTGAAGTCAGCCTCTCCTAATTTTTTTGTCATGAAGAGAAGCAACATAATTGAGCTGTTTTTAGGTGTAGGTCTAATAATCTCAACCTTAGTAATTGTAATAAATTAGCAAATGTGTCTATGTGTTGCAAAAGAACATACAGCTTGTTGCGCGGTCACATGGGCGATTTGTGGCTTGGAGGTTTATTTAATGGCTGCCATCTGTTTCAATAAGTTTCGTAATCTAATCATGTAAGTCTGTATCATTGCTTGAGACATGGAATCGGATATTGCACCGTCGTTGGATGCACATTGTTCTAACTTGGCATCACATACGGGACGGGAGAGGGAGGGTCATGAGAGCACTATGGGAAGTAAAAAATACGGACGATATTAGGTATAGGTATGCCAATTTAACTACATATTTTATGTCTTATTCATATTCAACTCCAAATATATATTTGGATTATATCCAAATCTGAAGCATAATAACTCTTTGTATATAACATCTTATCAAATGAGCACGTGTTGGATTCATGCTTTGAATGTTTTTGTCTATTCATATTAATGTATTTGGATGTTTGGCTTTAGACACAAGCAGCAGTGTTCGGGTAATTATTGTAGAGTTCAAGAATCATCACCAGGAGGTCCAGAACTAAAATGTTTGGAAGGTAATTAACTAAATACCTACCAGTTCAATTTATGACATCATATTATATTATAAAGGAGATCATTTTCTTTCTACAAATGCCTGGGGATGGGGGATGGCTCAGATATATCTAGTATGCTAAATGTACCTTGTCCAGAACTAAAATATTTGGAAGGTAATTAACTAAATACCTACCAGTTCAATTTATGACATCATATATTATAAAGTAGATCATTTTCTTTCTGCAAATGCCTGGGGCTGGCTCAAATATATTTAGTACGCTACATGTACCTTGTACAGAGTTATGAGATTGCTCATTGTTCTTGATAATCTCAGCTGTAGAAGCATTCAATGAGGGCAAGGTTGAAGAACCTGCCTGTACAAGTTGGCACACCACACATACATCAAATAAGAGCAGAAGAAGCAATAAAAACGAGCGGGAAGATGCCTCTGTGGAGTTCCTTCATGTTGCACATAATGCAGTTGTCTGTTCAGGACTGGATTCCTCTTCAAAAGACAGGTCCAATAAGAAAATCAAAATTTCAAAGGATGTTAACTCTGACCTTGGAAGGACAGAAACTGTTCAGGAAGCACCAAAACGCAGAAGAACAGCTGTACTAGATAACCAAGAGTGCAGCAGACGGAAGAAAAGGAAACAAAGCAATCGGTGTGGTTCCTATTCGGTAATAATTGAATGGTTGAATTACTATTGTCTTAGTGAGTCGGATGAAGATGAGGTGCCGTTGATCAATAAGCGAACAGAAAGAAGGCGCCGACAAAGATTACATGAAATGTATCTAGCCAGGGAATCCAATGATGTTGAGTTTGGCAGCTCAACTTCTCATAAGGTTGGTTCTTGCTCACTAGCTCCCAAGGACAATAACAAAGGTGAAAGTGTGCCAGCTTCTCAACCTGAAGAAAGATCCTGCTCAAGTCATCCTGTGAGTAGCAACGGAGTTGCTGGAAATCAAGCTGGTCATGAACATATGTCTTCTCCAACGGATTCACCAATTAGAGGTGAAATTGTAGACATTTCAGATGGTTGAGTGCAAGAGTTCCGCGTTAGTTCCTTGTAGCTGGATCCTGGATGAAATAATATACAGTGTAATGGCTATAAAGACCCTGGGTTTTCCTATGCACCTTCCAACTGCTAGACATGCGCACACTGCCAAGCAGCCTTTGtactgttttccccccttcaTCTAGCCTTTGTATATAAGCTTATTTGTTCCTTTCTGCATTCGCCGCTTTTTCCTGGCTGTAGATTGTTTCTCCCAGGTCAACCATATCCGTTTGAGATGCTGATCTATAAAAGACTAAACTTTACTAATAGTCCTATAAAACTtaggtgtcgtttggttcacaAAATGCAACGTAAATGATAACGGTAATGATTCACACTTAAATACCGGCGGTAACAAGTTTAAATAAGACAATATTCATTTGTAGTGTGGTAttgattacggttggacttaaacaaacatgatttaacgttatcggtCCATTACGTTACTAATATGTGAATCAAACGGCATCTTGATGTTTTAGCTCTAGGACAATATATTTGACTTGTATCAGCTTGAGATTATGATTTGCATTTCTCATTTCGTTTAATGAGGGGGTTAGTTTTTAAATTAGTTCAGTATGTAGTAGGTAACTTGTATAGAGCAATAATTTATCGTAAAAGTCATAAAACAAGTTTTGTTGGACGAAGTAACATTTCGTCCATCCCTACTGTTACGGTGTTATTCATAGCCTCTGCAGCGTGGTTTGGGGCTCGTGGCATTACAACCAGTAGAATCAGCACGTCGCAGGGGGTGCCTTTGTAGTTGTAGCGGTGCAGGTGAACCAGGCGGGACACGCCGAAGGCACCGAGGCCGCGGCGCGGCCTTCAGACAGGCGCACGCGAGGAGCATGACGGAGCGGTAGTTGAGCGCGGGGTAAGGGAAACCAACTTTTTTGCAAATTGGCCCTTTTCGGGTTTTTTTTCCCACAAATACGTCCCtggcagtttcatttcaaaaaatggacccttatctcggcgccgtcatcattggcgccgagcTTCCATGTGCCGGCGCCAGTACTATTGGCGCTCATACGTCAGACGTGGCGGTTGGCTGGCAGTGACGTGtcagggggtcggcgccaagatctacggCGCCGACCCCCGTGTCGGCGGCGCAACACGTGTCCggggggtcggcgccatagatcttggcgccgaccccctgtATTCAACATCTGTCAATCTTCTGTGCAAAAAAAAATTGAACTCACGCCGCCCCCAAGACCCCGCGCCGGCGCTACTCCTTCCCCGGCCCGCGctactccccggcggcgctccaccaccggccgccgccgccccgcccgCCCCCGGCCGGCGACGCCCCGCCCGCACCCGGCCGGCGCCGCTCCTCCCCGGCCGGCGACGCCCCGCCCACACCCGGCCGGCGCCGCTCCTCCCCGGCCGGCGAGGCCCTGCCACGCACGCCCCCGCCCCTCAAGCGCCCCCGCCGCCCCGCCCCTCAAGCGCCCCCGCCGCCCCGCCCGGCGCCGCTCCTCCCCCGACCGGCGCCGCGCCCGCCCCCCGGCAGCCCCGCCACGCCCGCCCCCCAGCAGCCCCGCCAGCCCTGACCGCGCCGCCGCCCCGACACGGCCGGACGCCTCCCACCGCCGCCGCACGGCCGTCGTCCCGTTCCGGGCGCGCTCCTCGGTCGCGCTCGCTCCTCGCCCGCGTCGTCGACGTTCATCCCCGACCGTTTAGGTAAATTTTATATGGTTTTTGTTTATTGTGCAAGCATTTTGTGTTAATTATGTTAAATTGTTTTGCTATAATTTGTGGTTTTTTGAATGTGATGAATGTTAGTTATTGTGataaatgctaatttgattgaatATTATGAATGTGAGTCAAATGTGCATGTTTTTTGATCGCCAACTTTTGACTACGGGCGACAGCAGCATGCGCAGCTTCTTGCAGGTAAGCCCACATGCATCGTTTATAGCCTTTAGCGTGTTATGAATATGTTGTAAACTAATATGTCTTTGGCATGCAGCGTTTATCTAGGCGCCTACGTGGAGCTGCTGCTCGCTGTGGCTGCAGGACTACTGTTGCACATGACGTCCATGTACCATCGTGTACCGACACAGCAACGCCCTCCACAGGTCTTGGTGTTGGCTTCGACTACGATCACGACGAGATAGGACCTTCACAGCTTGAGGGGGCTCCTTCGACACAGCCATTACAACCACAAGATCGTAGGCGACACCGCTCTCCACAAcgttacactccaggcaccgacgctttaggcaagggtaagactaggagacGTTGAATTGGTTTGGACTCTATGGACTTGTTATGTAACGTATGAATTATATAGACTTGTAATGGACTCATTTGGCCTCTACGGGCTTGTATAACATTTTAATGGACTTGTATGAATTCTATGGACTTGTAATGAACTTGTTTAGACTTTTATGAGCTTGCTTGGAATTGTTTACAATTGTATGCACTTGTATGTTATGCTTATCTATGAGTATATCTTGGATTGACAAAAAACAGAGAAAACTCTGCCGAAATTTTGTGAAATTGTTGGTTATGTCATGTAGCCTTTACATAACTATTACATAGCCTTTTCAGAAGCATTAATTTTTGGACTAGCATCTATACTTTTCAGATCCATTTCGTAGCCTTTTCAGGAGTGCTTATATAGCCTTTTCAGAGTGTAAAAATAGCCTTTTCAGGATTGTATATATAGCCTTTTCAGAAAAAGAACATAGCGTAGGACATGTAGCCTTTTCAGAACAAGAACATAGCCTTTTCAGAGTTTTTGTACATATCTGATGTTTATAATCTATTACATTATCTATCCTTTAGCCTATATATACACGATCCTTTGTACATTTGCTTCATTGTGCAATAGAATGGCTTCAGGGTCTTCTAGGGGCAAGGGTGCGGTAAATGAGAGACGAAAGGATGGAGGGAAGTTAACTCCAATGTCTTTTGATGGCCCTCTTGGTCCAGATTTTTTTGAAGAGGCGGTTTTTAACTTTCCAGTTCAAAGTAAAAAAGATTTCAACAAAGAGGTTAGACTTAGGTCCTACGATAATAGGAGAGAAGATTGGCCGAAGTGCATGCATGGCGAGGATTGCTTGGTGCAGATGTTCGTTGAGGGTGGAATTGATGGAGGCCGGCGTTTCTTCAGATGTCCTTATGCATATGTACAAATTAATTTCTAGTCCTTTTTTCTAAATACTTTTGTTGTTCAGTGAAACTAACTATAAACATTTATGCAGCATTCATTGGTCAAGGAGAATTGTGGGTTCACTCGTTGGGTAGATCCTCGTCCAATTTTTCCTCATGCGGAATACATATCCTACCTACAGAATAGGATATTTGATCTAGAGAGAAGTAAGCAACAAAAATGATGAGGAACAAAGAGACACAAACAATGGTGGTGCTTCACAGGTGCAAGTATGCCCAGATCCATATTGTTGCTGCCCTTGTCACAACAAGAATGTTGGTCCTCCGTCGTCTCCACCGCACCCACAGCAGACACCAACAATGGGAGGATACTATGGGGAAGGGTCAACTCAATTTGGAATGTGGGAGCACTACTAGAAAACTCTTATGTATCAATTGCTTTTAGCGTGTTGGTTATCTATTTCAATTGCTTCAAGTCGCCTTCAAGAATTGCTTTAAATCTACTTTTCATCAATTATGTATTTATGTAATTTTTCATGGCGTCTGAAGGTAATTCATTACGAAATATCATTGTTCGACAATACATATTACCGAATAATAAGTTCATTATTACATAACTTCAAATAAAACACCAATACTACTGAGTACAACGGGGCCATTTGCCTTTGCGAAATGCATCAGGGttctcctccattgcttcctttgCACGACGTGCACGCTCAAGCTTCTTCTCCTTATCTTCCCTGCATTCAGCAACATGCCTCATTTTCTCTTCGTCTTCACGTTGTTGCTCGGCAGCAAGCTCCTCTCGTCTTTTTTTCATCCTCTCTTTGTCCTCTGCATCCCACTTTTGAAGATTCTCCAGCCACTTCTTATCTTTCTCTGATATTTCTGTGTCAATCCACTGCTCAAAATCACATAGCGGTGGAGGAGTCTACAAAATACGCAAAAAAACATTTACAAAAACATTCACAAATGTAAACATATTACAAGACTATTCTCACCATTAAATTCATCCGACGTTGAACAATAGTTGGCTCAAATGCaaagttagcacacatccaataccTCTGTCGATAGGTGTCATGATCTTCAGACTTATCGAccttacaaggatcaccacaaaaacACATAGGCACTGGAACACCACTTGGCAAAGGCAGCGGGTCGATGGCAGTTCCGGTCAAAGGACCCTTCCTAAATTTCCATAAACTCTATAACAATCAGAAATATAATAGACTCACAAAATAAGAGGCAGATCCAAAACTTACCTTTGTTTAGCATATTTACCACGCCTAGACATATCTAGTTTAGAAGAATTGAAATGAGCACAGCAACAAGCCAGACGTAGGATAGTATTTATAggaacgtacctcggcgccatagatcttggcgccgagctaggcgTCGTTGACCGGGCGCctacctcggcgccaagatctatggcgccgaggtacgtgccacGTAGATCCAGGTCACACCGGCGTCTGACGTATAAGCGCCAATAGTATTGGCGCCGGCACACACATgctcggcgccaatgatgatggcgccgagcatagggtccattttttgaaatgaaactgccaGGGGCATAAATGTTGGAAAAAAACCCGAAAAGGGCCAAATTGCAAAAAAGTTGGTAAGGGAAACCGCGCGAGAAAGCCGCGGGCTCGCGGAAGGGTGAGCTGAGACAGGAAAATTAGGACTGGCTTAGCAAGTGGAAAGGACGATATGCCTTTGCTAGCTAATCTACAACTCTAGATAGAATACCTGTTGGAGAATAATTTCTTACTCAGAAAATCTAAAATTTGACTCAATAAGAAAAACAACTCTTTGAGTTGGTCTTAAACTTAGCCCGTATAAATGCGTTGTGTGGGATAAGGACTACTATATGAGAGCACCTGTATAATCTAATCTCAATACATTCTCGGCTCAACAATAGCGTTACCCAATCCTGTGCCTTCCAGAAGTACAAAAATGTAATGAACACCATTGTGGTGAACATTTTAAAAGAGTTAAGGGTAAAAGGCATGTTTCTCATTCTGAACTCCGCGACCTTTTCTTTCGTGGTCTCAACTTTGGTTTCTTCTCACCACCAGCTCTCCCTGTTGCCATGTGCTTCCGCTTTGCTGTTGTTGCATCAGCATCCCCAACCATTAGGTGCTCATAATCATCCAGGCTTGCAAATGGAGACAACCCACTCTTCTTCCCTGCCCTCCTTTTCTTTGTGTAAGAGACACCGCCCTTACCAGCATCAACCATCTCGTCATCACTTAAGTTGCCATCTGAATCGCCCGCGAGAATAGGAATGTCATCGTCATTTTCTGACCCTTCATCCCCAGATGCAGTATCATCTGAAacgtcatcaaattccacatcactgTCATCTCTAAGTAAATCTTTTTCCTCTTCAAATGCATTTGAGTCAAGGTCGTCATAGTCATATTCTCCATCATCTGCCAACCCATCTCCCAGATCCAGTATCTCATCTCCACTCTCGTCACTAGCCTCATCAGCGTCATTATCAGCTAAGAGTTCCCCCGCATCTTCATCAAGAACTGAGTCCTTCTGCTTTGTCTTACGCTTAACAGTGCCGGTCTTGTTCAAATAGAAACGGTGGAAAACAATATCTTCAGGAGGCACTTCATTTTCTGCCAATTCTAGAAGCTCCTCTCCGATGAGATGATGATTCAGATTAAGCTGAAGACAAAGGCATAGGTCAGCAAGGGATAACAAATGTGTTCGACAGAATTCAATAGATCATTCAAATTTTGAAACTAAATATTTTAAAGTTTTGAGCGTATCTTCTCAAAGGCATCAAGTGTGATCGGAGGGAATAATAAACAGGTCATCTACAAATCCAGATGTAGAACAGCTCTGAGTCAACAAAGAGAATCCAAGTAAAAAGGGCTAACCTTTTTAGCCGGAGCAATTTGTGATCCACCATGCCATCTTCCTTCAGCTATGCGGTTCCCTTTTGGTTTCTTTTCCATGAATTTGTCAAGGAAAGCAGGAAGTGATAGGTCTGTCAGCGGATCACCACTGTAAACAATATTGTTGCCAGATAGCAATGTTCTAGCCATAGTAGAAACTGAAGGGTGCACATGTGAAGCCAATACTGTTAACTCCCACCAACTGACACGATCTGCATTGCTGACAAAGCAAAAGATACATATGTTGATCCACTCTTGCATTTTTTGTAACAAACATGAAGAAAAACAACATAGTACACTACCAAACAGCAGTAATTCATAGAACAGAGGAGGCCGACTAAATTCATCCAAATAACAAAAAAAAAGCATGCTTTATGCATGCATGCCCATATTTTTAAACAGAGTGAGGGTACTTGTGAATAACAATCACATAGTTCAACAAAACAAAGAACTCATACGTAAATGTAGATCCATGCACAAAAATGAGATTAAATAGAAAATACCAGTAAGAAGGCTCTCTGTGTCGTGGATCATAGAATGCATGTTGTCTGGACGAGTCAGTTGATGCATTGTTCTCATCTACCAAATTTACTTGTTTTACACTATCAATTCCATCAGCAGCATCAAGGTTGTGTTTCTCATGTGCAGCTACTTTTTCATTATGTTTATGTAGCACTGCTGAG
It contains:
- the LOC103632821 gene encoding uncharacterized protein, giving the protein MVSSDPDGNGGAPDVSELFCHYNSLYFRDSLGSCAVSWTEDPLPDCDVSTCDYYPGGGGCIILLSKSLCGSHNGSDLKNALLHEMIHAYICIKDNNSNHSDHGAKFQKLMNTINLSSVADPHRPVDGYSITLLHEIHKKYYHYKCQSCADFIKSTNMRGPSGDDCIERKGVDDPCHNSNCHWHRHKQQCSGNYCRVQESSPGGPELKCLEAVEAFNEGKVEEPACTSWHTTHTSNKSRRSNKNEREDASVEFLHVAHNAVVCSGLDSSSKDRSNKKIKISKDVNSDLGRTETVQEAPKRRRTAVLDNQECSRRKKRKQSNRCGSYSVIIEWLNYYCLSESDEDEVPLINKRTERRRRQRLHEMYLARESNDVEFGSSTSHKVGSCSLAPKDNNKGESVPASQPEERSCSSHPVSSNGVAGNQAGHEHMSSPTDSPIRGEIVDISDG
- the LOC103632840 gene encoding uncharacterized protein; this translates as MCFCGDPCKVDKSEDHDTYRQRYWMCANFAFEPTIVQRRMNLMTPPPLCDFEQWIDTEISEKDKKWLENLQKWDAEDKERMKKRREELAAEQQREDEEKMRHVAECREDKEKKLERARRAKEAMEENPDAFRKGKWPRCTQ